One Bacteroidota bacterium DNA segment encodes these proteins:
- a CDS encoding outer membrane beta-barrel protein: protein MRKLFLLVIVAFAPAVINAQYYWDYGVSTGAANYLGEMGGKQLTRRDFVSDMKLQETRSSVGVFARYKIAQQFSVKASFNYANIRGDDALSTNPARHYRNLSFSNNLWELNAQCQWFFYEVNDLGHTYRYKDNFRAYIALGAGGMYHNPRAKYNGEWVDLRPLMTEDHKYTTITMTIPASAGFYFTINKHYRIGWEFCWRTTFTDYLDDASTHYVDKSGDPNPLASIMADRTDHAAANAWGAAQNPPQPGFGNNFGYHVWYDDQGNAHFNKRGDSTHNDSFMTTDVEFSYVFRGKSSLYRSHYSSIFKGKKYKHRKVRAKF from the coding sequence ATGAGGAAGCTGTTTTTACTTGTCATAGTCGCTTTTGCACCCGCAGTCATCAATGCCCAGTATTATTGGGATTATGGCGTATCGACCGGCGCTGCAAATTATCTCGGAGAAATGGGTGGAAAACAACTTACCCGCCGTGATTTTGTTTCCGACATGAAGTTGCAGGAAACAAGAAGTTCCGTTGGTGTTTTCGCACGCTATAAGATCGCACAGCAGTTTTCTGTTAAAGCATCTTTCAATTATGCGAATATCCGCGGAGACGATGCTTTGTCAACTAATCCTGCCCGTCATTATCGCAATCTTAGTTTTTCAAATAATCTGTGGGAATTGAATGCACAATGTCAATGGTTTTTTTATGAAGTAAATGACCTCGGGCATACGTATCGTTACAAAGACAATTTCCGTGCATACATTGCATTGGGCGCTGGTGGAATGTATCACAATCCACGTGCAAAATATAATGGTGAGTGGGTGGATCTTCGTCCGCTGATGACTGAAGACCACAAATACACAACGATCACAATGACCATTCCTGCTTCAGCAGGATTTTATTTCACCATCAATAAGCATTACCGCATTGGCTGGGAATTCTGCTGGAGAACTACATTCACCGATTATCTTGATGATGCATCCACTCATTATGTAGATAAATCCGGGGATCCGAATCCGCTGGCTTCTATCATGGCCGACAGAACGGATCATGCTGCTGCTAATGCATGGGGCGCTGCACAAAATCCTCCACAACCCGGTTTCGGAAATAATTTCGGTTACCACGTTTGGTATGATGACCAGGGCAATGCTCATTTCAACAAGCGGGGCGATTCCACACATAATGATTCTTTCATGACCACTGATGTTGAATTCAGTTATGTTTTCCGTGGCAAATCTTCCCTCTATCGTTCGCATTACAGTTCCATCTTCAAAGGAAAAAAATACAAGCACCGCAAGGTGAGGGCTAAGTTCTGA
- a CDS encoding glycosyltransferase yields MKISVITACFNNEATIADTVRSVLEQDHDDVEYIIVDGASTDGTMKVIDEFHSRITKIISEKDNGIYFALNKGIKLASGDVIAFLHADDVYANAHILSRVNRIFSEKKVSSVYGDLVYVERNDLQKTIRRWISCEYYDGIFRKGWMPPHPSFFLTKKCYDEFGMFNTEFRTAADYELMLRMLHRNKISTAYIHEVLVKMRAGGMSNKTVKNRIRANREDRRAWKVNGLNPGFFTLTRKPLSKILQFFRKG; encoded by the coding sequence ATGAAAATATCGGTCATTACCGCCTGCTTCAATAATGAAGCTACCATTGCCGACACGGTCCGGTCTGTGCTGGAGCAGGATCATGATGATGTGGAATATATTATTGTGGATGGCGCTTCTACTGATGGAACGATGAAGGTGATTGATGAATTCCATTCACGCATTACAAAAATAATTTCTGAAAAGGACAATGGAATTTATTTTGCACTGAACAAAGGAATAAAACTTGCTTCCGGTGATGTGATCGCGTTCCTGCATGCGGACGATGTGTATGCGAATGCGCACATACTCTCACGTGTGAACAGAATATTCTCCGAAAAAAAAGTCAGCAGTGTTTATGGCGATCTTGTTTACGTAGAAAGAAACGATCTTCAGAAAACAATTCGCAGATGGATATCCTGCGAATATTATGACGGAATATTCCGTAAAGGTTGGATGCCGCCTCATCCTTCTTTCTTTCTCACGAAAAAATGTTACGATGAATTCGGTATGTTCAACACAGAATTCCGTACCGCAGCCGATTATGAATTGATGTTGCGCATGCTGCACAGAAATAAAATTTCCACAGCATATATTCACGAAGTTCTGGTGAAGATGAGAGCGGGAGGAATGAGCAACAAAACGGTTAAGAACAGGATACGTGCTAATCGCGAAGACCGTCGTGCATGGAAAGTGAACGGATTGAATCCGGGATTTTTTACATTGACAAGAAAACCGCTCTCGAAAATATTGCAGTTTTTCAGGAAGGGCTGA
- the prmC gene encoding peptide chain release factor N(5)-glutamine methyltransferase — translation MKIASNKITDIAQYFRNELSSSYPKEEIEKFIEYCLADFSHISKTDLLLEPGRTVSESDLLKFHFAVKDLKRGRPVQYILGKAFFYGMEFSVNSEVLIPRPETEELVKLVIDDSKDHKESFSIVDVGTGSGCIAVALKKNLPRCHVYALDISEPALSVAKQNAEKNNCEVHFLHADILDKSNWTKIPPCSVIVSNPPYVKRSEMNSMHKNVLEHEPHSALFVNDDDPLLFYSSIADFGKIKLKPGGKIFVEINEQLGLETAILFQKAGYENVQLKKDLHGKDRMICASSGL, via the coding sequence ATGAAAATCGCATCCAATAAAATAACCGACATCGCACAATATTTCAGGAATGAATTGTCGTCGTCTTATCCCAAAGAAGAGATCGAAAAATTTATAGAATATTGCCTGGCTGATTTTTCACACATTTCAAAGACAGATCTTTTACTTGAACCGGGAAGAACAGTGAGTGAAAGTGATCTGCTTAAATTTCATTTTGCGGTGAAGGATCTGAAACGCGGAAGACCGGTGCAATATATTCTTGGTAAAGCTTTTTTTTATGGAATGGAATTTTCCGTTAACAGCGAAGTGCTGATCCCGAGGCCGGAAACGGAAGAATTGGTTAAACTGGTTATCGACGATTCAAAGGATCACAAAGAAAGCTTTTCCATTGTTGACGTCGGCACCGGAAGCGGATGTATTGCTGTTGCGCTGAAAAAAAATCTCCCGCGCTGTCACGTGTACGCGCTCGACATTTCTGAACCGGCATTGTCCGTTGCAAAACAAAATGCAGAAAAGAATAATTGCGAAGTGCATTTTCTGCATGCCGATATACTTGATAAAAGTAATTGGACAAAAATTCCTCCATGTTCAGTTATCGTAAGCAATCCTCCTTATGTAAAACGCTCGGAGATGAACTCGATGCATAAAAATGTTCTTGAGCACGAACCACATTCCGCTTTGTTTGTGAATGACGATGACCCGCTTTTATTTTATAGTTCCATTGCAGATTTTGGAAAAATAAAATTGAAACCGGGTGGAAAAATATTCGTCGAGATCAATGAACAACTTGGATTGGAAACAGCAATTCTCTTTCAGAAAGCAGGATATGAAAATGTTCAGCTGAAAAAAGATCTGCACGGAAAAGACAGGATGATTTGCGCCAGTTCCGGATTGTAA
- a CDS encoding HD domain-containing protein, which translates to MQKFLTHPVFKIVSEEAEKLHVDAYAIGGFVRDAVLNRPCKDIDIVAVGKGSGDKTVGITLAEAVAEREGVRVNVFRNFGTAQIVLGEYDVEFVGARKESYDRASRKPVVEDGTLEDDQDRRDFTINAMAISLNKNNYGEMLDPFHGMEDIEKKIIRTPLDPDITYSDDPLRMMRAVRFATQLNYSIEKNSFDAIRKNAERIKIVSAERIIDELNKIILAEIPSVGFKMLFDTGVLNIIFPEMVALHGVEYVNGKGHKDNFYHTLQVLDNLCTRSEDLWLRWAAILHDIAKPATKKFEPGHGWTFHGHEDKGARMVPKIFSKMKLPLNEKMRYVQKMVQLHLRPIVLSKDEVTDSAIRRLLFDAGNDVDDLMKLCESDITSKQENKVKKYLKNFELVREKLKEIEEKDSIRNWQPPVTGEDIIAAFGIEPSLQVGNIKTAIREAILDGHVANERAAAWKFMIEEGMRCGLRVIPGYEFPNPVELPVKKKINEEK; encoded by the coding sequence ATGCAGAAATTTCTCACACATCCTGTTTTTAAAATTGTTTCCGAAGAAGCAGAAAAACTTCATGTGGATGCTTATGCTATAGGAGGATTTGTGCGCGATGCAGTTTTAAATCGCCCTTGCAAAGACATCGACATCGTTGCAGTTGGAAAGGGAAGCGGAGATAAAACGGTTGGCATCACGCTCGCAGAAGCGGTTGCTGAGCGCGAAGGTGTGCGCGTGAATGTATTCCGGAATTTCGGTACGGCGCAAATTGTATTGGGAGAATACGATGTAGAATTCGTAGGAGCAAGAAAAGAATCGTATGATCGCGCTTCGAGAAAACCTGTCGTGGAGGATGGAACGCTTGAAGATGATCAGGATCGGCGCGATTTCACGATCAATGCCATGGCGATCTCGCTGAATAAAAATAATTATGGCGAGATGTTGGATCCGTTCCATGGAATGGAGGACATTGAAAAAAAAATAATCCGCACGCCGCTCGATCCGGATATCACCTATTCCGATGATCCATTGCGCATGATGCGGGCAGTACGTTTTGCCACGCAGCTGAATTATTCTATTGAGAAAAATTCATTCGATGCGATCCGCAAAAATGCAGAGCGGATAAAAATTGTTTCGGCAGAGAGGATCATTGACGAACTTAATAAAATTATTCTTGCGGAAATTCCTTCGGTTGGATTCAAAATGCTTTTCGATACCGGTGTACTGAATATTATTTTTCCCGAGATGGTGGCTTTGCATGGCGTGGAATATGTAAATGGAAAAGGCCACAAGGATAATTTTTATCACACGCTCCAGGTCCTTGATAATCTCTGCACACGTTCAGAAGATCTCTGGTTGCGCTGGGCTGCCATTCTTCACGACATTGCAAAACCTGCGACAAAAAAATTCGAACCCGGGCATGGCTGGACCTTTCACGGGCACGAGGACAAAGGTGCGCGTATGGTGCCGAAAATATTTTCGAAAATGAAATTGCCCCTGAATGAAAAAATGCGGTATGTACAGAAAATGGTGCAACTTCATTTGCGGCCTATCGTTCTTTCAAAAGATGAAGTGACCGATTCTGCGATAAGAAGATTGCTGTTTGATGCTGGTAATGATGTGGATGACCTGATGAAACTCTGCGAAAGTGATATTACTTCGAAGCAGGAAAATAAAGTGAAAAAGTATCTGAAGAATTTTGAACTTGTTCGGGAGAAACTGAAAGAGATCGAGGAGAAGGACAGTATCCGTAACTGGCAACCGCCGGTGACAGGTGAAGACATCATTGCTGCATTCGGCATCGAACCTTCACTGCAGGTAGGAAATATTAAAACTGCTATTCGAGAAGCGATCCTCGATGGTCATGTTGCGAATGAACGTGCGGCTGCATGGAAATTCATGATCGAAGAAGGAATGCGCTGTGGACTGAGAGTAATTCCTGGTTATGAATTTCCGAACCCGGTTGAACTCCCGGTGAAGAAAAAAATCAATGAGGAGAAATGA
- a CDS encoding glycosyltransferase family 9 protein has product MKKFLIIQTAFTGDVVLATPVAEKLHRFFPDAEIDFLVKKGNESLFKDHPFIKEVFVFDKKNGKLKNIFRLRSAIRKKKYDAVINLHRFGSSGFLTACSGAKEKIGFDKNPFSFLFTKKIKHEIGNSGSGGKHEVRRNLDLIAHLTDLQTEKPKLYPSDSDLQIISYHTNSGEYVCMAPTSVWFTKQWPKEKWVELIKIIPSSYRIFLLGGPADSKPCDKILKDSCRNNIANLCGQLSFLQSAALMKGAKMNYVNDSAPMHFASAINAPVTAIYCSTVPAFGFGPLSDNSRVIETEEKLSCRPCGLHGYKECPEIHFKCARTIEVKKVMGELN; this is encoded by the coding sequence TTGAAGAAATTTCTCATCATACAAACCGCTTTTACCGGCGATGTGGTTCTCGCTACACCGGTCGCTGAAAAATTACACCGTTTTTTTCCGGATGCAGAAATAGATTTTCTCGTGAAGAAAGGGAATGAATCGTTATTCAAAGATCATCCTTTCATAAAAGAAGTTTTTGTCTTCGATAAAAAAAACGGCAAGCTGAAAAATATTTTTCGCCTACGTTCTGCGATCAGGAAGAAAAAATATGACGCAGTGATCAATCTCCATCGTTTTGGTTCTTCCGGTTTTCTTACTGCATGCTCTGGCGCAAAAGAAAAAATAGGGTTCGATAAAAATCCTTTCTCTTTTCTTTTTACAAAAAAAATAAAACATGAGATCGGTAATAGTGGATCCGGTGGCAAGCATGAAGTGAGAAGAAACCTCGATCTTATTGCTCATCTCACCGATCTGCAAACAGAAAAACCGAAATTGTATCCGTCTGACTCCGATCTGCAAATAATTTCTTATCACACTAATTCGGGTGAATATGTTTGCATGGCGCCCACTTCCGTCTGGTTCACGAAACAATGGCCCAAAGAAAAATGGGTGGAGCTTATAAAAATAATTCCTTCGTCGTATCGCATTTTTCTTCTTGGCGGGCCTGCTGATTCAAAACCGTGCGATAAAATTCTGAAAGATTCCTGTAGAAATAATATTGCAAATCTCTGCGGACAATTAAGTTTTCTCCAGTCAGCAGCGCTGATGAAAGGAGCGAAAATGAATTATGTGAACGATTCGGCGCCGATGCATTTCGCTTCTGCAATTAATGCTCCGGTCACCGCCATTTATTGTTCCACCGTTCCTGCATTCGGATTTGGCCCGCTTTCTGATAATTCGCGGGTGATAGAAACAGAAGAAAAACTTTCCTGTCGTCCATGCGGATTACATGGTTACAAAGAGTGCCCGGAAATTCATTTTAAATGTGCCCGCACGATCGAAGTAAAAAAAGTAATGGGAGAACTGAATTAA
- a CDS encoding 2,3,4,5-tetrahydropyridine-2,6-dicarboxylate N-succinyltransferase has translation MENLRKIIEDAWNNRELLSEKNTQEKISEVIALLDEGKLRVAQPSGEKWIVNDWVKKAVILYFPIRKMETVEIGPLEFHDKMALKKNYAQLGVRVVPHAVARYGAYLAKGVIMMPSYVNIGAYVDAGTMVDTWATVGSCAQIGKNVHLSGGVGVGGVLEPVQAAPVIIEDGCFIGSRCIVVEGVHIGKEAVLGANVVLTASTKIIDVTLEKPVEYKGHVPSRSVVIPGSYPKKFAAGEYHVPCALIIGKRKESTDLKTSLNNALREYDVAV, from the coding sequence ATGGAAAATCTAAGAAAGATCATTGAAGATGCCTGGAACAACAGGGAACTTCTCAGTGAAAAAAATACGCAGGAAAAAATTTCGGAAGTCATTGCTTTGCTCGACGAAGGAAAATTGCGCGTTGCACAACCATCCGGCGAAAAATGGATCGTGAACGATTGGGTGAAGAAAGCAGTGATACTTTATTTTCCCATTCGGAAAATGGAAACGGTGGAAATTGGCCCACTCGAATTTCATGATAAGATGGCGTTGAAAAAAAATTACGCGCAGCTGGGTGTGCGTGTGGTGCCGCATGCAGTCGCACGCTACGGCGCGTACCTCGCGAAAGGCGTGATCATGATGCCTTCGTATGTGAACATTGGCGCGTATGTGGACGCAGGTACGATGGTGGATACGTGGGCGACCGTGGGCTCGTGCGCGCAGATCGGAAAAAATGTTCATCTCAGCGGTGGAGTAGGAGTGGGAGGAGTTCTTGAACCGGTGCAGGCCGCTCCTGTAATAATTGAAGACGGATGTTTCATTGGTTCGCGCTGCATTGTTGTGGAAGGAGTTCACATTGGTAAAGAAGCGGTGCTCGGTGCAAATGTTGTACTCACTGCTTCCACGAAGATCATTGATGTTACTCTTGAAAAACCGGTAGAATACAAAGGACACGTTCCATCGCGGAGTGTAGTGATACCGGGAAGTTATCCGAAAAAATTCGCTGCGGGAGAATACCATGTTCCCTGCGCTCTCATCATTGGGAAAAGAAAAGAAAGCACCGATCTGAAAACTTCGTTGAACAATGCTTTGCGTGAATACGATGTGGCGGTATAA
- the ruvX gene encoding Holliday junction resolvase RuvX — MPRIIAIDYGTKRCGIAVSDPLRIIANGLTTVHSKDIISFLENYFSEEETDTIVVGMPKRMSGEETHASAPVKNFVAVLKKKFPGMKIELVDERFTSKIAKRAILETGAKKKDRQKKELVDKISAVIILQSYMESF; from the coding sequence ATGCCAAGAATAATTGCCATCGATTACGGAACAAAACGCTGCGGCATTGCGGTGAGTGATCCGCTGCGCATAATTGCCAACGGGCTGACGACCGTACACAGCAAGGATATTATTTCTTTTCTCGAAAACTATTTTTCAGAAGAAGAAACAGATACGATCGTAGTAGGAATGCCGAAACGGATGAGTGGCGAAGAAACGCACGCGAGCGCGCCCGTGAAAAATTTTGTGGCTGTGCTGAAAAAGAAATTCCCGGGAATGAAAATTGAATTGGTGGACGAGCGCTTCACTTCAAAAATTGCGAAACGAGCCATCCTGGAGACAGGAGCAAAAAAGAAAGACCGGCAGAAAAAAGAACTCGTGGATAAAATAAGCGCTGTGATCATCCTGCAGAGTTACATGGAGTCGTTTTGA
- a CDS encoding peptide deformylase, with the protein MILPIVAYGDPVLKKAGVEIDKNYPGLEELIRDMYDTMYNAKGVGLAAPQVGKSIRLFIVDAKPFSEDAETEEEVAMKNFKEVFINAKITKEEGDPWKFNEGCLSIPKIREDVMRKKKIEIEYLDAHFKRMKKNYEGIAARIILHEYDHIEGKLFTDRISPLRKRLIQGKLNDITKGKVEVEYKMKFPK; encoded by the coding sequence ATGATCCTTCCAATTGTTGCATACGGTGATCCTGTTCTGAAAAAAGCCGGTGTCGAGATCGATAAGAATTATCCCGGTCTGGAAGAACTGATCAGGGATATGTATGATACCATGTACAATGCAAAAGGCGTTGGCCTTGCCGCTCCACAGGTTGGAAAATCAATTCGTCTTTTTATCGTGGATGCAAAACCATTTTCAGAAGATGCAGAAACGGAAGAAGAGGTGGCGATGAAAAATTTCAAAGAAGTTTTCATCAACGCGAAGATCACGAAAGAAGAAGGTGACCCGTGGAAATTCAACGAAGGTTGCCTGAGCATTCCGAAGATCCGCGAAGATGTGATGCGTAAAAAGAAGATCGAGATCGAATACCTGGATGCACATTTCAAACGGATGAAAAAAAATTACGAAGGAATTGCAGCCCGTATCATTCTTCACGAATACGATCACATTGAAGGTAAATTATTCACCGACCGAATCAGTCCATTGCGCAAGCGGCTCATCCAGGGAAAACTGAACGACATTACAAAAGGGAAAGTTGAAGTAGAATACAAAATGAAATTTCCAAAATAA
- a CDS encoding TIGR00159 family protein, which translates to MDPLIALVLIHFRWQDAVDIILVAFLLYQLYRLVRGTAAMNILIGVAVFYTIYRIVGMLGLELFSSVLEKFIDVGAIALLIVFQQELRRFFLYIGSSNFLRNRKFSSSIFRWGDESKLASTDIGAIVKACRNMAESKTGALIVITRNNDLRFYSDTGDPVEARVSVRMIESIFYKNSPLHDGAIIITNNMIIAARCVLPVTENNDFPAHLGMRHRAAAGISENADAIAIAVSEQTGDIAFSKDGEIQTGITADKLKEMLEKGLN; encoded by the coding sequence ATGGATCCGCTGATCGCACTTGTTTTAATTCACTTCCGCTGGCAGGATGCTGTTGATATTATTCTGGTCGCTTTTCTTTTGTACCAGTTGTATCGCCTTGTGCGCGGCACTGCAGCGATGAACATTCTTATCGGCGTTGCAGTTTTTTATACGATCTATCGTATCGTGGGAATGCTCGGGCTCGAATTATTTTCTTCGGTACTTGAAAAATTTATTGATGTCGGCGCCATTGCACTGCTCATCGTTTTTCAACAGGAGCTCCGGCGATTTTTTCTTTACATAGGTTCCAGCAATTTTCTGCGAAACCGGAAATTCTCTTCTTCTATTTTCCGATGGGGAGATGAATCGAAACTTGCATCGACGGATATAGGCGCAATTGTGAAAGCATGCCGGAACATGGCGGAATCAAAGACCGGCGCTCTTATTGTGATCACGCGCAATAATGATCTGCGATTCTATTCTGATACCGGCGATCCGGTGGAAGCGCGTGTTTCGGTGCGAATGATCGAAAGTATTTTTTATAAGAACAGTCCATTGCATGATGGAGCTATAATCATCACCAACAATATGATCATTGCTGCGCGCTGCGTTTTGCCTGTAACTGAGAATAATGATTTTCCCGCGCACCTGGGTATGCGTCACCGCGCAGCTGCGGGAATTTCGGAGAATGCCGATGCTATAGCCATTGCTGTTTCGGAGCAGACCGGCGATATTGCTTTTTCGAAAGACGGTGAGATCCAGACGGGAATTACGGCTGATAAGCTGAAGGAGATGCTGGAGAAAGGGCTGAACTAG
- the folP gene encoding dihydropteroate synthase — translation MTQDTHFHSETGTVDAALRSRCVMGILNVTPDSFYDGGKYADEISAVRRAMQMAEEGAAIIDIGAVSTRPGSLDPGAEEEWKRLEKIIPAVKKELPGIFISVDTFHSEIAKRVLENGADIINDISGGMFDSKMHDVVASADVPYVLMHIRGTPAHMQEDPQYENVVSEVKKYFEEKIPMFRKTGGKKIILDPGFGFGKTLDHNLELLHSLKEFSSFGFPILAGISRKSMVTQFFNVKKENALEGTIALNKIALENGANILRVHDVKEHVELIDTFFS, via the coding sequence ATGACGCAAGATACACACTTTCATTCGGAAACAGGAACAGTGGATGCTGCGCTTCGTTCGCGTTGTGTGATGGGAATATTGAACGTTACTCCCGATTCATTTTACGACGGAGGAAAATATGCGGATGAAATTTCTGCAGTGAGAAGAGCGATGCAGATGGCGGAAGAAGGTGCGGCGATCATTGACATAGGTGCAGTTTCTACAAGGCCGGGTTCTCTTGATCCGGGCGCTGAAGAAGAATGGAAACGCCTGGAGAAAATTATTCCTGCAGTGAAAAAAGAATTGCCCGGCATTTTTATTTCGGTCGACACTTTCCATTCTGAAATTGCAAAGCGTGTTCTGGAAAATGGTGCCGATATCATCAACGACATTTCAGGTGGAATGTTCGATAGTAAAATGCATGATGTTGTTGCGTCGGCTGATGTGCCTTATGTACTCATGCATATCCGTGGCACACCTGCGCACATGCAGGAAGATCCGCAGTATGAAAATGTAGTGAGTGAAGTGAAAAAATATTTTGAAGAAAAAATTCCGATGTTCAGAAAAACAGGTGGAAAAAAGATCATTCTTGATCCCGGGTTCGGTTTCGGAAAAACGCTTGATCATAACCTGGAACTGCTGCATTCGCTTAAGGAATTTTCTTCTTTCGGTTTCCCGATCCTCGCCGGCATCTCGAGAAAATCCATGGTGACACAATTCTTCAATGTGAAAAAAGAAAATGCGCTGGAAGGAACGATCGCGCTGAATAAAATTGCTCTGGAAAATGGAGCGAATATTCTGCGTGTGCACGATGTGAAGGAACATGTTGAACTGATAGATACTTTCTTTTCCTAG
- a CDS encoding DUF1599 domain-containing protein, translated as MKNTSEQYDAIITKCRDIFAKKLKDYGTSWRLFRISSITDQVFIKANRIRTIEQAGEQKISDDIRGEYMSIINYSVIALIQMELKNDERTELPVAETLSLYEKYSAAAKALMNDKNHDYGEAWREMRVSSLTDLILVKLLRIKQIEDNDGQTVISEGSDANYFDIINYAIFALIRIAEGK; from the coding sequence ATGAAAAATACGTCGGAGCAATACGACGCAATTATAACCAAGTGCCGCGACATCTTCGCCAAAAAGCTGAAAGATTACGGCACTTCGTGGCGCCTGTTCCGCATTTCTTCCATTACCGACCAGGTTTTCATAAAAGCAAATCGAATCCGCACGATCGAACAGGCCGGTGAACAGAAGATCAGTGATGATATTCGCGGAGAATATATGAGCATCATTAATTATTCCGTGATCGCACTTATCCAGATGGAATTAAAAAATGATGAGCGAACAGAATTGCCGGTTGCGGAAACACTTTCACTTTACGAAAAATATTCTGCCGCTGCGAAAGCGCTGATGAACGATAAAAATCATGACTACGGCGAAGCGTGGAGAGAAATGCGGGTGAGTAGTCTCACTGATCTTATCCTTGTAAAACTACTCAGGATCAAGCAGATAGAGGACAATGACGGACAGACTGTGATCTCGGAAGGCAGCGATGCTAACTACTTCGATATAATCAATTACGCTATCTTTGCTTTGATCCGCATTGCAGAAGGAAAATAA
- a CDS encoding ABC transporter permease, giving the protein MFKFILKRILYGFLVLFGVITVVFMLFNVMPGDPARLKMGQRSDEKSLKVIRQDLNLDLPLHKQYFMFLNDLSFISIHDVNKQDSTTSRIYLNPAKYGSPYKLFKVGKNRMLVMKSPYLRRSYRNQRPVWDIIEQTLPATFVLAITSIIFASVIGILFGIISALYKNSFWDRLVAVISTLGMAGPSFFFALIIAWLFGYLWRDYTGLKNIGSLYTMNVHTGQEELTLKNLILPAFTLGIRPLALIIQLTRSSMLEVLSFDYIRTARAKGLSQLKVVVKHALKNALNPVITAISGWFAGLMAGAVFVEDVFDWKGIGKEVVDALFWHDLPVVMGCTLIFSTCFVVINIIVDIVYAILDPRVRLQ; this is encoded by the coding sequence GTGTTCAAGTTCATACTCAAACGCATACTCTATGGTTTCCTCGTTCTGTTCGGGGTGATCACGGTCGTGTTCATGTTATTCAACGTGATGCCCGGCGATCCTGCACGTTTGAAAATGGGACAACGTTCCGATGAAAAATCATTGAAAGTAATCCGGCAGGATCTCAATCTCGATCTTCCTCTTCACAAACAATATTTCATGTTCCTGAATGATCTTTCTTTCATTTCCATTCATGATGTGAATAAGCAGGACAGTACCACGAGCAGAATTTATCTCAACCCCGCGAAATACGGATCGCCGTACAAACTTTTCAAAGTCGGAAAAAACAGAATGCTGGTGATGAAGTCTCCTTACCTACGCAGATCGTATCGCAACCAGAGGCCGGTTTGGGATATCATCGAACAAACTCTTCCTGCAACTTTTGTACTCGCTATTACTTCCATCATCTTCGCTTCTGTTATCGGAATTCTTTTCGGAATAATTTCTGCACTCTACAAAAATTCATTCTGGGATCGTCTCGTTGCCGTGATCTCTACTCTGGGTATGGCGGGACCGTCTTTCTTTTTCGCACTCATCATCGCGTGGCTCTTTGGTTATTTGTGGAGAGATTATACCGGTTTGAAAAATATCGGAAGTCTTTACACGATGAATGTGCATACGGGCCAGGAAGAACTCACGCTGAAAAATTTAATTCTTCCCGCATTCACACTCGGCATTCGTCCGCTCGCACTCATCATTCAGCTTACAAGAAGTTCCATGCTTGAAGTTCTTTCTTTCGATTACATACGCACAGCGCGCGCGAAAGGATTGAGTCAATTGAAAGTGGTGGTGAAACATGCTCTGAAAAATGCTTTGAACCCGGTGATCACTGCCATCTCCGGATGGTTTGCCGGATTGATGGCCGGTGCTGTTTTCGTGGAAGATGTTTTCGACTGGAAAGGAATAGGAAAAGAAGTGGTGGATGCTTTGTTCTGGCACGATCTCCCTGTTGTGATGGGATGCACATTAATATTTTCTACTTGTTTTGTCGTGATCAATATTATTGTCGACATCGTTTACGCTATTCTTGATCCGAGAGTGAGGTTGCAATGA